ACTCTTAGCTCGTTTTTTAATAGGAATGATAGATGTTTTTGTTTTACGTGTATACATTTTATTTTGCTCATTCGTTGTATAAGTGCAGGAGGGTTGAAAGATGAAAAAAGATGATGTATTTGCCTCCTATCTTATCAATTTAGGAGAGGAAGTGTATAAGTTATTATTGGCGAAAGGAGCAAAAAAAGAAGATGCGGAAGATATTATTCAAAATACGTTCTACAAGGTGTATACCCTTTTGGATGATTTAACAGAGAATAATCTACGTCCATGGTTTTTTAGAGTATCACTTAACCAATACATTGATGTGAAGCGGAAGAAAGAGCAGAAAAATATCCATTTGACGGAGAAAATATATGCAAAACTTTCACAGCCAGATTTCGAGCTCGAGGCAATTTTCCATAAAAATGAGATATTATCACTCTTAAAAGATGTAAAAAAAGAGTACAGAGAAATTTTCTTCTTGAAGTATTACTATGATTTTTCTTATGAGGAAATTGCACTTCTTCTCGATATTCAAACAAT
This DNA window, taken from Pradoshia eiseniae, encodes the following:
- a CDS encoding RNA polymerase sigma factor codes for the protein MKKDDVFASYLINLGEEVYKLLLAKGAKKEDAEDIIQNTFYKVYTLLDDLTENNLRPWFFRVSLNQYIDVKRKKEQKNIHLTEKIYAKLSQPDFELEAIFHKNEILSLLKDVKKEYREIFFLKYYYDFSYEEIALLLDIQTISVKQRLYRARKSIHSKVGGKQRWTFH